The following are encoded in a window of Sminthopsis crassicaudata isolate SCR6 chromosome 3, ASM4859323v1, whole genome shotgun sequence genomic DNA:
- the OR52W1 gene encoding olfactory receptor 52W1 — protein MTEQSLLWNTTFPRPASFLLTGIPGLGTMHAWLSLPFSSMYLLALLGNAALLAVVKADTTLHQPMFLLLAALAATDLGLASSVAPGLLAILWLGPQPIPYAACLAQMFFVHALTAMESGVLLAMACDRAVAVGNPLRYPMLVTGARVGWVAMALGLRAVAIVVPFPLLVARFKHFRMRTVTHAYCEHMAVVELVAGNTRANNLYGLALSLAVSGVDVIGIAGSYGLIAHTVLKLPTREARAKAFGTCSSHICVILAFYVPGLFSYLTHRFGRRTVPRPVHILLSNIYLLLPPSLNPLIYGARTKQIRDRILAFFTPWKGQLG, from the coding sequence ATGACAGAGCAGTCCCTCTTGTGGAACACCACCTTCCCCCGCCCAGCTTCCTTCCTGCTCACAGGCATCCCAGGGCTGGGCACCATGCATGCCTGGCTCTCCTTGCCCTTCAGCTCCATGTACCTGCTGGCTCTCTTGGGCAATGCAGCTCTGCTGGCTGTGGTGAAGGCAGACACGACCCTGCACCAGCCCATGTTTCTCCTTCTGGCTGCCCTGGCTGCCACTGACCTGGGTCTGGCCTCCTCGGTGGCTCCAGGGCTGCTGGCCATCCTGTGGCTGGGGCCCCAGCCCATCCCTTATGCTGCCTGCCTGGCCCAAATGTTCTTTGTCCATGCCCTGACTGCCATGGAATCGGGCGTGCTCCTGGCCATGGCCTGTGACCGTGCAGTGGCCGTGGGGAACCCCCTGCGTTACCCCATGCTGGTCACCGGTGCCCGCGTGGGTTGGGTAGCCATGGCACTGGGGCTTCGGGCTGTGGCCATCGTGGTGCCCTTTCCATTGCTCGTGGCCAGATTCAAGCATTTCCGGATGAGGACCGTGACCCATGCTTACTGTGAACATATGGCAGTGGTGGAGCTGGTGGCTGGCAACACAAGGGCCAACAACCTCTATGGGCTGGCGCTGTCTCTGGCAGTATCAGGagtggatgtgattggcattgcAGGCTCCTATGGGCTCATTGCCCACACTGTACTGAAGCTACCCACCCGGGAGGCCCGGGCCAAGGCTTTTGGTACCTGCAGCTCTCACATCTGTGTCATCCTGGCCTTCTACGTGCCCGGGCTCTTCTCCTACCTCACCCACAGATTTGGCCGAAGAACGGTCCCTCGCCCTGTGCACATTCTCCTCTCAAACATCTACCTACTGCTGCCCCCATCCCTCAACCCCCTCATCTACGGCGCCCGCACCAAACAGATCCGGGACAGGATCCTCGCATTCTTCACACCCTGGAAGGGTCAACTTGGATAG